A single window of Anopheles moucheti chromosome 2, idAnoMoucSN_F20_07, whole genome shotgun sequence DNA harbors:
- the LOC128297952 gene encoding methyltransferase-like protein 17, mitochondrial: MSIFLRNFRTHCERILSPKGLQLCTAAFSKLQYTTKVKCELDTITEKEITEHGLKPRKHRGRIKCNNTAVRPEIHDAIVKCVKDYPLKSLVADGQRLSNCVRSRKWYPIDTPTNRGNVKTSDRMPSSARRQNSTVFDMHDEYSCLTQLIGRADAEYAVLKRIFTEISQRDPDLTPRSFLDFGAGVGTGTWAVTDFWREHLYEILSVDKSRHMNDLAELVLRQGDLNKAPMVRNVFYRQFLPANPERKYDIVLSSFALFDQPSRRRLYELVDQLYNTFDKYLILVEQGSNAGFGLLEGIRNHIRRNHDTDDKLLFAPCPHTMSCPRMIKDDGTPCNFEATYTRSFPSSDGHQFGSMLYSYLIYRKGPPDSAHGFPRLVRPTAVRSKHCVCHVCASDGKLRDVAFTTSKHGQIVHRCAKASRWGDLLPMHLQWLNTPEDDKSSEET, translated from the exons ATGAGTATCTTTTTGAGAAATTTTAGGACACACTGCGAAAGAATATTAAGCCCAAAAGGTCTGCAGCTATGTACGGCAGCGTTTAGTAAACTGCAATACACCACCAAAGTAAAGTGTGAGCTCGATACGATCACCGAAAAGGAAATTACAGAGCATGGACTAAAGCCACGCAAACATCGGGGACGGATCAAGTGTAACAACACGGCGGTACGGCCGGAAATACATGATGCGAttgtaaaatgtgttaaagaCTATCCGCTCAAGAGTCTCGTTGCCGATGGACAACGTTTGAGCAACTGTGTTCGGTCCCGCAAATGGTATCCGATCGACACGCCAACCAACCGGGGCAACGTCAAAACTAGTGACCGGATGCCTTCCAGTGCCCGGCGGCAGAATTCAACCGTGTTCGACATGCATGACGAGTACAGCTGTCTCACGCAGTTGATCGGACGCGCGGATGCTGAATATGCCGTGCTGAAGCGCATCTTTACCGAAATTAGCCAACGCGATCCGGACCTGACGCCACGAAGTTTTCTTGACTTTGGAGCGGGCGTCGGAACCGGCACGTGGGCCGTGACAGACTTTTGGCGGGAGCATTTGTACGAGATCCTGTCGGTGGATAAATCGCGTCACATGAATGATCTGGCTGAGCTAGTGTTGCGTCAAGGCGATCTCAACAAAGCGCCGATGGTGCGGAATGTGTTCTACAGGCAGTTTCTACCGGCCAATCCGGAACGGAAATATGATATTGTGCTGAGTTCGTTTGCGCTCTTTGACCAACCGTCCCGTCGCCGGCTGTACGAGCTGGTGGACCAGCTGTACAATACGTTCGACAAGTACCTAATCTTGGTCGAGCAAGGTTCGAACGCGGGCTTCGGGCTGCTGGAAGGTATTCGTAACCACATACGTCGCAATCATGATACGGACGACAAGCTACTATTCGCGCCG TGTCCCCACACGATGTCCTGTCCACGCATGATTAAAGATGATGGTACACCTTGCAACTTTGAAGCCACGTACACGCGCAGCTTTCCATCCTCCGATGGGCATCAGTTCGGAAGTATGCTTTACTCCTACCTGATATATCGGAAAGGTCCTCCTGACAGTGCACACGGATTTCCTCGGCTCGTACGTCCGACGGCTGTGCGTTCGAAGCATTGCGTCTGTCACGTATGTGCTTCGGATGGTAAACTGCGTGACGTTGCCTTTACGACATCGAAACATGGCCA AATTGTGCACCGGTGCGCCAAGGCTAGTCGCTGGGGTGATCTACTCCCGATGCACCTCCAGTGGCTGAATACTCCGGAAGACGACAAATCAAGTGAAGAGACGTAA
- the LOC128297076 gene encoding uncharacterized protein LOC128297076, whose amino-acid sequence MTERRVLTVACYLLPVLLSMLDVLPSTGVEAGSSGVTTKDIYRHDWEPSSAVELRAVLRSLAKTKENGGVQAEGKQLPSFSAAPFGSVNPCKCLHGICSCCLGVFSMNGCANLTYIPEDFAFEFRMIFNNRVLTKNRISGKNPKPICVHPPRFDFIEVCANFYDVYFVGRNMHVCMEMNGNFEGYELFSRSFNCLRIGDKGVKVMKPGETIGGSVNPSLEAEIDAGDDIEDYDEAVV is encoded by the exons ATGACTGAGCGACGCGTGTTGACCGTTGCGTGTTATTTGCTGCCGGTGTTGCTGAGCATGTTGGACGTTCTGCCCAGCACGGGTGTTGAAGCAGGATCTTCCGGAGTTACTACGAAGGATATTTACCGACACGATTGGGAACCTTCGTCTGCTGTGGAGTTACGCGCCGTGCTACGCT CACTGgccaaaacgaaagaaaatggAGGTGTTCAAGCAGAAGGCAAGCAACTTCCTTCCTTTTCAGCGGCTCCATTCGGATCGGTCAATCCTTGCAAATGTCTCCACGGCATCTGTAGCTGCTGTTTGG GTGTTTTCAGCATGAACGGGTGTGCGAACCTAACCTACATACCGGAGGACTTCGCGTTTGAGTTTCGCATGATCTTTAACAATCGCGTACTGACGAAGAATCGCATCAGTGGCAAGAACCCGAAACCGATCTGCGTACATCCGCCGCGATTTGACTTCATCGAGGTGTGTGCGAACTTTTACGATGTTTACTTTGTCGGACGCAACATGCACGTGTGCATGGAGATGAACGGTAACTTTGAGGGTTACGAGCTGTTTTCTAG ATCGTTTAATTGCTTGCGGATAGGCGATAAGGGTGTGAAAGTTATGAAACCAGGTGAAACGATCGGAGGATCGGTGAATCCATCGCTTGAAGCAGAAATCGATGCCGGCGATGATATTGAGGATTACGATGAAGCTGTCGTATGA
- the LOC128297075 gene encoding GRAM domain-containing protein 2B-like encodes MPAAAAMVSMSSEPSYYDGPKKSSGKFLTHFARRLRIGKSSKSKPSVGANGLIEMDSEEDRHGVDTEEIVILRHTTAPDELLTGGGSSGAESATMVLVVPAATVVTAPPFKRGHSFRQSLSYLLKRTRPKLTERSCTSDSDVVHELDEDAANVRTAKRPVLDAFLPEQLPAKRHSTGDIFNEDLDANTRAQGPGGRHRRVHSDTTSYGQANKTSSRAGQPKSANSVGLGTRPLPLSSTIEPLSSVETPGGQPEGVAHLNVLSRSPSHSTAKSDPKSLKSLSPSARSSTIRSSSPHPLKSFSSTRDTVDKPEKHHKKKEGGMSWEQKKFAQHFAQVPDDEVVLDYFSCALVGDILLQGYLYITQNYFAFYSNVFGYVTKLLIPTVSVLDISREKTAYMFPNAVGVKTRDDRHVFGSFLSREAAYYLMCSVWERATTPLSDSLGSIQHTRLAPLHAEGSEGSLDEDSSCYDGNESSFHGKDEMPDLLDSGDSHEKQLNVTEGGGTNQSSDDSTVLQKQKKLKKELLLKSPAIVKSPAILKVAVAAGALDGLKGEKTLPMLAGGLIGDGGGTGARGVYGDGAGRSKLSLVKQKLRHILPSDFGIIHIGLILAVLLALFSCFLAYKIHALQARLAAPPIRLGDDTDFYLDVLRWQKRLHSKSKEEAQIVLNSNLEQIIKVRKSLETLSLLIQDSATEGSGADEQGLLGAMIADGASSVLEDSGSLNQQYFHEDAT; translated from the exons ATGCCGGCCGCTGCGGCGATGGTTTCGATGTCGAGCGAACCGTCGTACTACGACGGACCGAAGAAAAGCTCCGGCAAATTTCTGACCCACTTTGCGCGCCGTTTGCGCATCGGCAAAAGTTCGAAATCGAAGCCATCCGTCGGTGCGAACGGACTCATTGAGATGGACTCGGAAGAGGATCGGCACGGGGTCGACACGGAAGAGATTGTGATACTGCGCCATACGACCGCACCGGATGAGCTACTGACCGGTGGTGGAAGTTCCGGTGCGGAATCGGCCACGATGGTGCTGGTAGTGCCGGCTGCCACCGTTGTTACAGCGCCCCCCTTCAAGCGGGGCCATTCGTTTCGCCAGAGCCTGAGCTATCTGCTCAAGCGCACCCGGCCAAAGCTGACGGAGCGGTCCTGCACCAGCGACAGCGACGTGGTACACGAGCTGGACGAGGATGCGGCCAACGTACGGACGGCCAAGCGGCCCGTGCTGGATGCGTTCCTGCCGGAGCAGCTGCCCGCCAAACGGCACAGCACCGGCGACATCTTTAACGAGGATCTGGACGCGAATACGCGGGCCCAGGGACCCGGTGGACGCCATCGGCGCGTGCACTCGGATACAACGAGCTACGGACAGGCGAACAAGACGAGTTCCAGGGCTGGACAACCCAA ATCCGCCAACAGTGTTGGGCTAGGGACGCGTCCACTACCACTGTCCTCCACGATAGAACCCCTCAGCAGCGTGGAAACCCCCGGTGGGCAACCGGAGGGTGTGGCCCACCTGAATGTACTCTCACGCAGTCCTAGTCATTCGACAGCGAAAAGCGACCCTAA ATCGCTCAAATCGCTGTCTCCGTCGGCACGGTCGTCCACGATACGCAGCTCTAGTCCACATCCCCTGAAATCGTTCAGCAGCACGCGGGACACCGTCGACAAGCCGGAAAAGCACCACAAAAAGAAGGAGGGTGGTATGTCATGGGAGCAGAAAAAGTTCGCCCAACATTTCGCACAGGTTCCGGACGATGAGGTCGTGCTGGATT ATTTCTCTTGCGCCCTCGTTGGAGACATCCTGCTGCAGGGTTATCTGTACATTACGCAGAACTACTTCGCCTTCTACTCGAACGTGTTTGGATATGTAACGAAG TTGCTCATCCCGACCGTTTCCGTGCTGGACATATCGCGTGAGAAGACGGCCTACATGTTCCCGAATGCGGTCGGCGTGAAGACGCGCGACGATCGGCACGTGTTCGGCAGCTTCCTGAGCCGCGAAGCCGCCTACTATCTGATGTGCAGCGTGTGGGAACGGGCAACGACGCCACTGAGCGACTCGCTGGGCAGTATCCAGCACACCCGGCTGGCACCGCTGCACGCGGAAGGTTCGGAAGGTTCGCTGGATGAGGACAGCAGCTGCTACGATGGTAACGAAAGCTCGTTCCACGGGAAGGACGAAATGCCCGATCTGCTCGACTCGGGCGATTCGCACGAGAAGCAGCTGAACGTGACGGAAGGTGGCGGTACGAACCAGTCGTCCGATG ATTCCACCGTGCTGcagaagcaaaagaaactTAAAAAGGAACTGCTGCTCAAATCGCCCGCCATCGTGAAAAGCCCGGCCATTCTCAAGGTGGCCGTCGCGGCCGGTGCACTCGATGGGCTGAAGGGTGAGAAGACTTTACCGATGCTGGCGGGCGGTTTGATTGGTGATGGTGGCGGTACTGGTGCACGCGGCGTGTACGGTGACGGTGCCGGCCGTAGCAAACTGTCCCTTGTAAAGCAAAAGCTCCGACACATCCTTCCCTCCGATTTTGGTATTATACACATAGGATTAATATTGGCTGTCCTGCTGGCGCTGTTTTCCTGCTTTCTGGCCTACAAGATACACGCGTTGCAGGCCCGTCTCGCCGCGCCACCCATTCGATTG ggTGACGACACAGACTTTTATCTCGATGTGCTCCGGTGGCAGAAGCGTTTGCACAGCAAGAGCAAGGAGGAGGCTCAGATTGTGCTGAACTCAAATCTGGAGCAGATCATTAAGGTGCGCAAGAGCCTGGAAACGCTCTCACTGTTGATCCAGGACTCGGCCACGGAAGGTAGCGGAGCGGACGAACAGGGGCTGCTCGGTGCAATGATTGCGGACGGTGCCAGCAGCGTGCTGGAAGACAGTGGTAGTTTAAATCAACAGTACTTCCACGAGGACGCTACATAG